The Neovison vison isolate M4711 chromosome 10, ASM_NN_V1, whole genome shotgun sequence genome has a segment encoding these proteins:
- the LOC122918510 gene encoding high mobility group protein B1-like, with protein MGKGDPKKPRGKMSSYAFFVQTCREEHKKKHPDASVNFSEFSKKCSERWKTMSAKEKGKFEDMAKADKARYEREMKTYILPKGETKKKFKDPNAPKRPPSAFFLFCSEYRPKIKGEHPGLSIGDVAKKLGEMWNNTAADDKQPYEKKAAKLKEKYEKDIAAYRAKGKPDAAKKGVVKAEKSKKKKEEEEEEEDEEDEEEEEDEEDEDEEEDDDDE; from the coding sequence ATGGGCAAAGGAGATCCTAAGAAGCCGAGAGGCAAAATGTCATCATATGCATTCTTTGTGCAAACTTGCCGGGAGGAGCACAAGAAGAAGCACCCAGATGCTTCAGTCAACTTCTCAGAGTTTTCTAAGAAGTGCTCAGAAAGGTGGAAGACCATGTCtgctaaagagaaaggaaaatttgaagACATGGCAAAGGCTGACAAGGCCCgttatgaaagagaaatgaaaacttatattcTCCCTAAAggggaaacaaaaaagaagttcAAGGATCCCAATGCACCCAAGAGGCCTCCTTCggcctttttcttgttttgttctgaGTATCGCCCAAAAATCAAAGGAGAACATCCAGGCCTATCCATTGGTGATGTTGCAAAGAAACTGGGAGAAATGTGGAATAACACTGCTGCAGATGACAAGCAGCCTTATGAAAAGAAGGCTGCTAAGctgaaggaaaaatatgaaaaggataTTGCTGCATACCGAGCTAAAGGAAAGCCTGATGCTGCAAAAAAGGGAGTCGTCAAGGctgaaaagagcaagaaaaagaaggaagaggaggaggaggaggaagatgaagaggatgaggaggaggaggaagatgaagaagatgaagatgaagaagaagatgatgatgatgaataa